One genomic segment of Arcobacter porcinus includes these proteins:
- a CDS encoding TRAP transporter small permease: MAFINVVLRYAFDMSLPWAGELTNYLFIWSALFGAAYGFKQGAHISITLIIERLPAIAMKFFLIFANILSIAYLLLISYFGYQLILMLMDFGEMSVDLHVPMWVPQLVIPLAFLTAAYRVAEKLVELYRTDAKEIKLFSEHEAILEEIKGEK, encoded by the coding sequence TTGGCTTTTATTAATGTAGTACTAAGATACGCCTTTGATATGAGTCTTCCTTGGGCTGGTGAATTAACTAACTATCTATTTATATGGTCTGCACTATTTGGTGCTGCTTATGGATTTAAACAAGGTGCACATATTTCAATCACACTTATAATTGAAAGATTACCAGCAATTGCTATGAAATTCTTTTTAATATTTGCAAATATTTTATCTATTGCATATTTATTATTAATTTCATATTTTGGATATCAATTAATATTAATGCTTATGGATTTTGGAGAAATGAGTGTTGATTTACATGTTCCAATGTGGGTGCCACAACTTGTTATTCCACTTGCTTTTTTAACAGCTGCTTATAGAGTTGCTGAAAAATTAGTTGAGTTATATAGAACTGATGCTAAAGAAATTAAATTATTTAGCGAACATGAAGCCATTTTAGAAGAAATCAAAGGAGAAAAATAA
- a CDS encoding TRAP transporter large permease — protein MVIATLFILLFGLMLVGVPVAVALGTSTLASAYFFTDMDLMGISSKIFDGLNHYTLMAIPMFVLAGSLLARGSAAGRIINFAKSLVGHLPGGLPIAAILASIIFAAISGSSPATVAAIGSVMYGAIKQAGYNEQFAIGTIATSGTLGILIPPSVVFIVYGVIAEQSIGKLFMAGVMPGIMIGAMMMFATYILARRSGFKAQKMASFKEIVISFKEAFWALLIIFIVIGGIYGGLFTPTEAGAVSVIYAFFISYFVYKDVKFKQLHKIILDSAQTSSMIFFIIANAMLFAHFLTDERIPHQITQMIIEANVSPLMFLLIVNILLLIMGQFMEPSSVVMITVPLLLPIGMALGIDPIHLGVIIVVNMEIGMLTPPVGLNLFVASGITGLTMGQVIKASLPMTLVLLFGLALVTYIPAISLWLPNLMYGY, from the coding sequence ATGGTTATTGCAACACTTTTTATTTTACTTTTTGGTTTAATGCTTGTAGGAGTTCCTGTTGCAGTTGCTTTAGGAACTAGTACATTAGCTTCAGCATATTTCTTCACTGATATGGATTTAATGGGAATTTCATCAAAGATTTTTGATGGTTTAAATCATTATACTCTTATGGCAATTCCAATGTTCGTTTTGGCTGGATCACTACTTGCAAGAGGAAGTGCAGCTGGAAGAATTATTAATTTTGCTAAAAGTTTAGTTGGACACCTTCCAGGTGGTCTTCCAATCGCTGCTATTTTGGCATCTATTATCTTTGCTGCTATTAGTGGAAGTTCTCCTGCAACTGTTGCTGCTATTGGTTCAGTTATGTATGGTGCTATTAAACAAGCTGGATATAATGAGCAATTTGCTATTGGAACAATTGCAACTTCTGGAACATTAGGAATTTTAATTCCACCATCTGTTGTATTTATTGTGTATGGTGTTATTGCTGAACAATCTATTGGTAAACTATTTATGGCTGGTGTTATGCCAGGAATTATGATAGGTGCTATGATGATGTTTGCAACATATATTTTGGCTAGAAGAAGTGGATTTAAAGCTCAAAAAATGGCAAGTTTTAAAGAGATTGTTATATCATTTAAAGAGGCTTTTTGGGCACTACTTATTATATTTATTGTTATTGGTGGAATTTATGGAGGATTATTTACTCCAACAGAAGCTGGAGCTGTAAGTGTTATTTATGCATTTTTTATCTCTTATTTTGTGTATAAAGATGTAAAGTTTAAACAATTACATAAAATTATTCTTGATTCAGCACAAACAAGCTCGATGATATTCTTTATTATTGCAAATGCTATGCTTTTTGCACATTTCTTAACAGATGAAAGAATACCACACCAAATTACTCAAATGATTATTGAAGCAAATGTTAGTCCATTAATGTTCTTATTAATCGTAAATATTTTACTTTTAATTATGGGACAATTTATGGAACCTAGTTCAGTTGTTATGATTACTGTTCCTTTATTACTTCCAATTGGAATGGCTCTTGGAATAGATCCAATTCATCTAGGAGTTATAATTGTTGTAAATATGGAAATAGGAATGCTTACTCCACCTGTTGGTCTGAATCTCTTTGTTGCAAGTGGGATAACCGGACTTACAATGGGTCAAGTAATAAAGGCATCTTTACCTATGACTTTAGTTCTTCTTTTTGGATTAGCTTTAGTTACATATATTCCAGCTATTTCATTATGGCTTCCAAACTTAATGTATGGATACTAA
- a CDS encoding DctP family TRAP transporter solute-binding subunit, with product MKRSLLMLTATALLATSGLAADYTMKISHVVSSSTPKGIASDYLKKRIEELTAGKIEVQVFPNSQLYGDADEMKALAMNNVQLIMPSLSKFTSIAPQMQLFDLPFLFRDKDHLYKVMDGEVGDKLKSFINAKKQMLAFDYWDAGFKQLSSSKQAILNPEDGKGLKYRIQSSKVLEAQFKAIGGNPQILPFSEVYSALQQGVVDATENPLSNLYTKKFYEVQSSVTMSNHGYLGYLVVMNQQFWDKLPKDLQEKVAIAMKEATELERKETAIEDQKIREALKKYAEESGRLEIYELSDAQVANWRKVMEKVYPQFYKVIGEDLIKKAINTK from the coding sequence ATGAAAAGAAGTTTATTAATGCTTACAGCTACGGCTTTATTAGCGACTTCTGGATTAGCAGCTGATTATACTATGAAAATTAGTCACGTTGTTAGTTCAAGCACACCAAAAGGTATAGCTTCAGACTACCTAAAAAAAAGAATTGAAGAGTTAACAGCAGGAAAAATTGAAGTACAAGTTTTCCCAAATTCACAACTTTATGGTGATGCTGATGAGATGAAAGCACTTGCTATGAATAATGTTCAATTAATCATGCCAAGCTTATCTAAATTTACAAGTATTGCACCACAAATGCAACTATTTGATTTACCATTTCTTTTTAGAGATAAAGATCATTTATACAAAGTTATGGATGGAGAAGTTGGAGATAAACTAAAATCATTTATTAATGCAAAAAAACAAATGCTAGCATTTGATTACTGGGATGCAGGATTTAAACAATTATCTAGTTCAAAACAAGCTATTTTAAATCCAGAAGATGGAAAAGGTTTAAAATATAGAATTCAATCTTCAAAAGTTCTTGAAGCACAATTCAAAGCTATTGGTGGAAATCCTCAAATTTTACCATTTTCAGAAGTTTATTCAGCATTACAACAAGGTGTAGTTGATGCTACTGAAAATCCACTTTCAAATCTTTATACAAAAAAATTCTATGAAGTTCAATCAAGTGTAACAATGAGTAACCATGGTTATTTAGGATATTTAGTTGTAATGAATCAACAATTCTGGGATAAATTACCAAAAGATCTACAAGAAAAAGTTGCAATTGCTATGAAAGAAGCAACTGAGCTAGAGAGAAAAGAGACAGCTATTGAAGATCAAAAAATTAGAGAAGCTCTAAAAAAATATGCTGAGGAATCAGGTAGATTAGAGATTTATGAGTTAAGTGATGCACAAGTAGCTAACTGGAGAAAAGTGATGGAAAAAGTTTACCCACAATTCTACAAAGTTATTGGTGAAGACTTAATCAAAAAAGCTATTAATACAAAGTAA
- a CDS encoding NAD(P)/FAD-dependent oxidoreductase: MLNRRDFGKIVLSASALSFAACNSLVSPELTTLNKNRQRVVIVGGGFGGATAAKYLRKYDKDVEIVLIEQNKEYYTCPFSNAVISGIEKMDFIKQDLKALQKNHNVKVIYANVKKVDGANNSVVLENGEAIRYTRAIVSPGIDFKFEKGYTQDNQKYAPHAVQAGEQTIILQKQLENMKDGGTFVLVSPADPFRCPPGPYERVSLLAYYLKNNKPNSKIIILDQKESFSKQGLFLQGWKELYGDMIEWRAGSFGGKVISVDPKNRKVLTDEEEIEADVLNYIPNQKAAKIAFDSGLVENDWCPVHPKTFESKLVKNVHVIGDASIATPMPKSAFSASTQAKVTALQISRLLKKQAIINPPKLANTCYSLLNPNYGISVAAVYSAEDKSIIAIEGAGGVSPLKDPDGHIRALEAKYAYAWYETQTKDIFK; the protein is encoded by the coding sequence ATGTTAAATAGAAGAGATTTTGGAAAAATAGTTCTAAGTGCAAGTGCTTTATCTTTTGCAGCTTGTAATAGTTTAGTAAGTCCTGAACTTACAACTTTAAATAAAAATAGACAAAGAGTTGTAATAGTAGGTGGTGGTTTTGGTGGTGCAACTGCTGCTAAATATTTAAGAAAATATGATAAAGATGTGGAGATTGTTTTAATTGAACAAAATAAAGAGTACTATACTTGCCCATTTTCAAATGCTGTAATTTCTGGTATAGAGAAAATGGATTTTATAAAACAAGATTTAAAAGCTCTACAAAAAAATCATAATGTAAAAGTAATTTATGCAAATGTAAAAAAAGTTGATGGAGCAAATAATTCAGTTGTTCTAGAAAATGGAGAAGCTATAAGATATACAAGAGCTATTGTAAGTCCTGGAATTGATTTTAAATTTGAAAAAGGTTATACACAAGATAATCAAAAATATGCTCCTCATGCAGTACAAGCAGGAGAGCAAACAATAATACTACAAAAACAGCTAGAAAATATGAAAGATGGTGGAACATTTGTTCTTGTTTCTCCTGCTGATCCATTTAGATGTCCTCCTGGTCCATATGAAAGAGTATCTTTGCTTGCTTATTATCTAAAAAACAATAAACCAAATTCAAAAATCATTATTTTAGATCAAAAAGAGAGTTTTTCTAAACAAGGTCTATTTTTACAAGGATGGAAAGAACTTTATGGAGATATGATTGAATGGAGAGCTGGTTCTTTTGGTGGAAAAGTTATAAGTGTTGACCCAAAAAATAGAAAAGTTTTAACAGATGAAGAAGAGATAGAAGCTGATGTTTTAAACTATATTCCAAATCAAAAAGCAGCTAAGATTGCATTTGATTCTGGTTTGGTTGAAAATGATTGGTGTCCTGTTCATCCAAAAACATTTGAATCTAAACTTGTAAAAAATGTACATGTAATTGGAGATGCAAGTATTGCAACACCTATGCCTAAATCAGCATTTAGTGCTAGTACTCAAGCAAAAGTTACTGCTTTACAAATTTCAAGACTATTAAAAAAACAAGCAATTATTAATCCTCCAAAATTAGCTAATACTTGTTATAGTCTTTTAAATCCAAATTATGGTATTTCTGTTGCAGCTGTTTATAGTGCAGAAGATAAATCAATAATAGCTATTGAAGGTGCTGGTGGAGTAAGTCCATTAAAAGATCCAGATGGACATATTAGAGCTTTAGAAGCTAAATATGCTTATGCTTGGTATGAAACTCAAACAAAAGATATCTTTAAGTAA
- a CDS encoding response regulator transcription factor, with protein MKKNLINLKKYKVLYIEDDLGIQKNIKEILEHYFREVFTASNLFEAVSIYDDEYLDLIITDIKLENDNGIDFIKRVRQNDKNIRVIITSAYTNLDYLLEATELNLTKYIVKPINNEKLLEAFELFLKSFEDINLYYINEDYSINFDKSIVLNNKEEIVLTKKETMFLKLLIDKNRVIPYEEIQNYFCEDDTIMSQNALRLFIKNLRKKIPKDFLKNSQGVGYFINKI; from the coding sequence ATGAAAAAAAATTTAATTAATCTAAAAAAATATAAAGTTTTATATATTGAAGATGATTTAGGTATTCAAAAAAATATAAAAGAGATACTTGAACACTATTTTAGAGAAGTTTTTACAGCTTCTAATTTATTTGAAGCTGTAAGTATTTATGATGATGAATATTTAGATCTTATAATTACAGATATAAAATTAGAAAATGATAATGGTATAGATTTTATAAAAAGAGTAAGACAAAACGATAAAAATATAAGAGTAATAATAACTTCTGCATATACAAATCTTGATTATTTATTAGAAGCAACAGAACTTAATCTTACAAAATATATTGTTAAACCAATTAATAATGAGAAACTATTAGAAGCTTTTGAGCTATTCTTGAAATCATTTGAAGATATAAATTTATATTATATAAATGAAGATTATTCTATAAACTTTGATAAATCAATAGTATTAAATAATAAAGAAGAGATAGTTCTAACAAAAAAAGAGACAATGTTTTTGAAATTATTAATAGATAAGAATAGGGTAATCCCATATGAAGAGATTCAAAATTATTTTTGTGAAGATGATACAATCATGAGCCAAAATGCTCTTAGGCTTTTTATAAAGAATTTGAGAAAGAAAATACCAAAAGATTTTCTAAAAAACAGTCAAGGTGTTGGATATTTTATAAATAAGATATAA
- a CDS encoding cache domain-containing protein, with product MNNKIEKNLLKAIMLSFIFTMSAIVLTISLFYYINTKESFDRQMILYEDEFYEKVKTNLKTKAMMVKDIINYNITNSNLSKEQQREYAIKLFSTFTFEQNRSNYIFIYEVLNYEGGDDFAIMMVNPNRPDLFGRLISTNDTDVNGKKFREIFLKDINEKKESFVTYSYKKPDADGFIEKLSYFELFPEFDWIISVGIYIDDVQEAINIKRKGLEEEIKKQIFQNIILFVLALLIAILISTAISNEIYKILKNYRKQVDENEKELKILNKSLEEMMLNIAHQWRQPLAELSSILMVIKLKYDTNKLDAITMEQKGKEANMVLEYMSNTIDDFRGFFSSNKEKESFILFELISSVISINKNVFNLNEIIVDVNIDKNIKIYNILNEYQQVVLNILKNAKDVLLEKRIENPKIIIYAKDDENSTTLFIEDNAGGISISPINKIFEAYFSTKNDKNGVGIGLYMSKVIVEKSLKGKIFVENSSLGAKFSIVIFKDKI from the coding sequence TTGAATAATAAGATAGAAAAAAATCTATTAAAAGCGATAATGTTAAGTTTTATTTTCACTATGAGTGCAATAGTTTTAACAATATCTCTATTTTACTACATAAATACAAAAGAGAGTTTTGATAGACAAATGATTCTTTATGAAGATGAATTTTATGAAAAAGTAAAAACAAATCTAAAAACAAAAGCTATGATGGTAAAAGATATTATAAATTATAATATTACAAACTCAAATTTAAGTAAAGAACAACAAAGAGAATATGCTATAAAACTATTTAGTACTTTTACATTTGAACAAAATAGAAGTAATTATATATTTATTTATGAAGTTTTAAATTATGAAGGTGGTGATGATTTTGCAATTATGATGGTAAATCCAAATAGACCTGATCTTTTTGGAAGATTAATCTCTACAAATGATACAGATGTAAATGGAAAAAAATTTAGAGAGATTTTTCTAAAAGATATTAATGAAAAAAAAGAGTCTTTTGTAACTTATTCATATAAAAAACCTGATGCAGATGGATTTATAGAGAAGTTATCTTATTTTGAACTGTTTCCTGAATTTGATTGGATTATATCTGTTGGGATCTATATAGATGATGTTCAAGAAGCTATAAATATAAAAAGAAAAGGTCTTGAAGAGGAGATAAAAAAACAGATTTTTCAAAATATTATTCTATTTGTTTTGGCTTTGTTAATAGCAATTTTAATATCAACAGCAATCTCAAATGAAATATACAAGATATTAAAAAATTATAGAAAACAAGTTGATGAAAATGAAAAAGAGTTAAAAATATTAAATAAATCTCTTGAGGAGATGATGTTAAACATAGCTCATCAATGGAGACAACCTCTAGCTGAACTATCTTCAATTTTGATGGTAATAAAATTAAAATATGATACAAATAAACTTGATGCTATAACAATGGAACAAAAAGGGAAAGAAGCTAATATGGTTTTGGAATATATGTCAAATACCATTGATGATTTCAGAGGTTTTTTCTCATCAAATAAAGAGAAAGAGAGTTTCATTCTTTTTGAACTAATTTCAAGTGTAATTAGTATAAATAAAAATGTTTTTAATTTAAATGAGATAATAGTTGATGTAAATATTGATAAAAATATAAAAATCTATAATATTTTAAATGAATATCAACAAGTTGTATTAAATATATTAAAAAATGCAAAAGATGTTTTACTTGAAAAGAGAATAGAAAATCCTAAAATAATAATTTATGCAAAAGATGATGAAAATAGTACAACACTATTTATAGAAGATAATGCAGGTGGAATATCTATATCTCCAATCAATAAAATATTTGAAGCATATTTTTCAACAAAGAATGATAAAAATGGTGTTGGGATTGGTCTTTATATGTCTAAAGTGATTGTAGAGAAAAGTTTAAAAGGGAAAATATTTGTAGAAAATAGCTCTTTAGGAGCTAAGTTTTCTATTGTGATTTTTAAAGATAAGATATAA